The sequence below is a genomic window from Pseudomonadota bacterium.
AACGAGATCATCGTTACTGTCGACAGCGAAAACCGTGACCACCTCAACCGCCTCGCCACCGCTAAGCGCCTGACCTTGGAAGGTGCCAACGATCCGCGCGGGGTCGACGGGACCGTCTTGGGCAGATGCCGGTGTCGTGGCAACGATCAGCAGAGCGATCAAAGCCAGAATGAAGGGGCGTGCGAGCGTCATGGCTAACCGTCCGACTTTGGCAGCAGGCGTTTGATGATGCCGGACGATGTCATCACCACGCGCTCGCCGACGACGACATCGCAGCGCATGAACGAAAACGAACCGGTGCGACGCACGATGCTGGACCGGGTTTCCAGAAACTCGCCGATCTGCGCGCCCGCGACGAAGTCGTTGTTCGCCGATACCGTGATGGCGCCTTCGTTGGGGTCATGCCAGCGTGAGTTCATGCAGAGCGCCGCGTCGGCCATCATCATCATGACGGCGCCATGGACGGCGCCATACTCATTGGCGTGGCGCTCGTCGGCCAACAGGCCGACCTCAACACGGCCTTCGCCCATGTCGTTGATGTAGACCAGACCGTTGATGTCCTCAAAAGGGTCATCCGACACATGTTTGACGAAACCATCGGGGATCGGTGCGGGAACAGTCTTATCCATCATCAACTCTCGAAGGCTGTAATCGGCGGGTGGGCGTCTGGATCAACCATGACGTCGATGACGGTGGTGGCTTCCTTAGCCGCGGTAAACGCCTCGGCCAGCGCTGGTTGAAAGGCCGCGGCTTCAGTAACGGTTACGCCGCGACAGCCGCACGCTCGCGCGATCGCGGCGTGGTCGACCGGTTGAAAATAGACGGCGCCCGTATGGTCACCGTATCGCGCATTCTCCGCGTGTTTCTGATAGCCGAG
It includes:
- a CDS encoding hotdog domain-containing protein, with amino-acid sequence MMDKTVPAPIPDGFVKHVSDDPFEDINGLVYINDMGEGRVEVGLLADERHANEYGAVHGAVMMMMADAALCMNSRWHDPNEGAITVSANNDFVAGAQIGEFLETRSSIVRRTGSFSFMRCDVVVGERVVMTSSGIIKRLLPKSDG